The Polyangiaceae bacterium genome includes a region encoding these proteins:
- a CDS encoding ribbon-helix-helix protein, CopG family yields the protein MLRGEMADVTQISAHISAAAKERLERYARSSGVTRSRLIEEALLHHLQALEELPPDAIVPARVVLEQASAREIKRLLEHPPAPTEDMKRLFDDR from the coding sequence ATGCTTCGTGGTGAAATGGCTGATGTTACTCAGATTTCTGCCCACATCTCTGCCGCCGCCAAGGAGCGGCTCGAGCGCTATGCACGGTCCTCGGGCGTGACCCGAAGCCGTTTGATCGAGGAGGCCTTGCTCCATCATCTGCAGGCGCTGGAGGAGCTGCCACCGGACGCCATCGTGCCCGCGCGCGTCGTGCTCGAACAAGCAAGCGCACGCGAGATCAAGCGACTCCTCGAGCATCCTCCCGCACCCACCGAGGACATGAAGCGCCTGTTCGATGATCGTTGA